One genomic region from Candidatus Binatia bacterium encodes:
- a CDS encoding NADP-dependent malic enzyme, which translates to MDNLDEESVALHARLHGKLEVKSKVALKTRKDLSLAYTPGVAQVCLEIAKTPARVFELTIKRNTVAVVSDGSAILGLGNLGAMAALPVMEGKAVLFKEFANVDAFPICLDTQDPDEIVNIVRAIAPVFGGINLEDISAPRCFDIEAQLQDLGIPVFHDDQHGTAIVVLAALLNAVKVTGKNLGECTLVFSGSGAAAMACARLVRSYGASGMCPMIGDIILCDSKGIVHRGRTDLNPHKRELAERTNRTGRVGGLNEALRGADIFIGLSQPKLVTPAMVRTMNQHPIVFAMANPIPEIMPDAAREGGAIVVGTGRSDYSNQINNVLAFPGVFRGALDAAATVINEDMKAAAAEALAAAVIEPTPERILPDPLDKALAYRIGDAVAAAARRTGVCRAERPRLREDPAARLSVAPTG; encoded by the coding sequence GTGGACAACCTCGACGAGGAATCTGTTGCCCTCCACGCACGGCTGCACGGCAAGCTGGAGGTGAAAAGCAAAGTTGCGCTCAAGACGCGCAAGGATCTGAGCCTGGCCTACACACCGGGCGTGGCGCAGGTGTGCCTGGAGATCGCCAAGACGCCCGCCCGGGTCTTCGAGTTGACGATCAAGCGTAACACCGTGGCCGTGGTCTCCGACGGCTCAGCCATTCTCGGTCTCGGCAACTTGGGGGCCATGGCTGCGCTGCCGGTCATGGAAGGCAAAGCGGTGCTGTTCAAGGAGTTCGCCAACGTCGATGCCTTTCCGATCTGTCTCGACACCCAGGACCCCGACGAGATCGTCAACATCGTGCGCGCCATCGCGCCGGTGTTCGGCGGGATCAACTTGGAGGACATCTCGGCGCCGCGCTGCTTCGACATCGAAGCGCAGCTCCAGGATCTCGGCATCCCGGTCTTCCACGACGATCAGCACGGGACCGCGATCGTCGTGCTCGCGGCCTTACTCAATGCCGTCAAGGTAACCGGAAAGAACCTGGGCGAATGCACGCTGGTATTCAGCGGCAGTGGCGCAGCAGCCATGGCGTGTGCGCGGCTCGTTCGCAGCTATGGAGCCAGCGGCATGTGCCCGATGATTGGCGACATCATCCTCTGCGATTCGAAGGGCATCGTACATCGCGGCCGCACCGACTTGAACCCGCACAAGCGTGAGCTCGCCGAGCGCACCAACCGTACCGGACGCGTCGGCGGGCTCAATGAAGCACTGCGCGGCGCCGACATCTTCATTGGGCTCTCGCAGCCGAAGCTGGTCACGCCGGCGATGGTGCGAACCATGAACCAACACCCGATCGTGTTCGCCATGGCCAACCCCATCCCGGAGATCATGCCCGATGCCGCCCGCGAGGGCGGCGCCATTGTCGTCGGCACTGGACGGAGTGACTATTCGAATCAGATCAACAACGTGCTGGCGTTCCCGGGTGTGTTTCGCGGCGCCCTCGATGCGGCGGCGACGGTGATCAACGAAGACATGAAAGCCGCTGCGGCCGAAGCGTTGGCGGCGGCGGTGATCGAGCCCACGCCCGAACGCATTCTGCCCGACCCGCTGGACAAGGCGCTCGCGTACCGCATTGGCGACGCCGTTGCCGCCGCCGCCCGGCGCACCGGCGTGTGCCGCGCGGAGCGGCCGCGTCTCCGGGAAGATCCCGCCGCACGGCTGTCGGTGGCACCAACGGGTTGA
- a CDS encoding nitronate monooxygenase, producing the protein MDILDRLGLEHPLFQAGLGGGLSTADLAAAVSGAGALGTIGIRSPGRMLDELQRARQLAPGKPIAVNLLLPFTRRQHVAACIQGKAAVAVLFFGFDREIVRQFRASGIAVFHQVGTVAEARRALADGADGLIAQGREAGGHLLGVEPGHEFLRKALEVAEGKPVFLAGGIATAADVQAALRAGAAGAVAGTRFLLTDECRAHPAYKRRVLGATRTLETELFGLGWPARHRVVPNAATERWCAHDARGPWWARQVHQVSRLVGKLMPVDAGALTTPRQRLSLPLYGPTAPLIGHPESVLEVAPLYAGETAGSIHSVVPAAEAVRLLMSPA; encoded by the coding sequence ATGGACATCCTTGACCGCTTGGGTCTCGAGCACCCGCTGTTCCAGGCGGGTTTGGGTGGCGGGCTCTCCACGGCCGATCTGGCGGCGGCGGTATCCGGTGCCGGCGCCCTGGGAACCATCGGCATCCGTTCACCGGGGCGGATGCTCGATGAATTGCAGCGGGCGCGCCAGCTCGCGCCCGGCAAGCCGATCGCCGTGAACCTGCTGCTCCCATTCACGCGCCGCCAGCACGTCGCCGCTTGCATCCAAGGCAAGGCGGCCGTTGCGGTGCTCTTCTTCGGCTTTGATCGGGAAATCGTGCGGCAGTTTCGTGCCTCAGGGATCGCCGTGTTTCACCAGGTCGGCACCGTGGCCGAAGCGCGGCGCGCGCTGGCCGACGGAGCCGACGGCCTCATCGCGCAGGGACGCGAAGCGGGCGGGCATCTGCTCGGTGTCGAGCCGGGGCACGAGTTTCTGCGCAAGGCGCTCGAAGTCGCCGAGGGCAAGCCCGTCTTCCTTGCCGGCGGCATTGCGACGGCTGCCGACGTGCAGGCTGCGCTGCGTGCCGGCGCCGCGGGAGCTGTGGCGGGGACCCGGTTCCTGCTGACCGACGAATGCCGAGCCCACCCTGCGTATAAGCGCAGAGTGCTGGGCGCGACGCGGACGCTCGAGACCGAGCTGTTCGGCCTGGGCTGGCCGGCGCGTCACCGCGTGGTTCCCAACGCGGCGACCGAGCGCTGGTGCGCGCATGATGCACGAGGTCCGTGGTGGGCCCGGCAGGTGCATCAGGTGAGCCGCCTCGTGGGCAAGCTCATGCCGGTGGATGCCGGTGCGCTCACGACGCCGCGGCAGCGCCTTTCGCTCCCGCTCTATGGACCTACCGCTCCGCTGATCGGGCACCCGGAGAGCGTGCTCGAGGTGGCGCCGTTGTACGCCGGCGAGACGGCAGGCTCGATCCACAGTGTCGTTCCTGCGGCCGAGGCTGTACGGCTGCTCATGAGCCCTGCCTGA
- a CDS encoding site-specific integrase, translating into MSIGCFYHRAHSNPKLLVHVGCRADPARVGLLLALTGCRRGEVLALRWEDVDLEGGVLRLPDAKAGARTVALGASAATLLAELPRNGKHVVHSAFSSDRPLSCSALEDAWDRIRTSAKIPDARLHDLRHTVGTYGGQAGLNAFMVRDLLGHKTLAMTGRYVQRDLIRCGPPQIKSQDGSPPR; encoded by the coding sequence ATGTCCATAGGCTGCTTCTATCACCGAGCCCATTCCAATCCAAAGCTGCTCGTCCATGTTGGCTGCCGAGCCGATCCCGCCAGAGTTGGCTTGCTGCTGGCGCTCACAGGCTGTCGACGCGGAGAGGTGCTGGCATTGCGATGGGAAGACGTCGACCTTGAGGGCGGAGTGTTGCGACTGCCCGACGCCAAGGCGGGCGCCCGCACAGTCGCGCTGGGTGCGTCAGCCGCTACCCTACTGGCCGAGTTGCCACGCAACGGCAAGCATGTCGTTCACAGTGCATTTTCATCGGACCGGCCGCTGTCCTGCTCGGCGCTGGAAGACGCATGGGACCGCATTCGTACAAGCGCCAAGATTCCCGACGCGCGGCTGCACGACCTGCGTCACACCGTCGGGACCTACGGCGGGCAAGCTGGGCTGAACGCGTTCATGGTGCGTGACCTGCTCGGACACAAAACGCTGGCGATGACCGGGCGCTATGTGCAGCGCGACTTGATCCGCTGCGGGCCGCCGCAGATCAAGTCGCAGGACGGATCGCCGCCGCGATGA